One region of Thermoleophilia bacterium genomic DNA includes:
- a CDS encoding hemolysin family protein — MNTTALEVIGVFVLIVVNAFFVVAEFAIVKIRDTKLSELAAAGSKRAQVAKHITKHLDAYLSATQLGVTAASMGLGWLGASAFTKVFGYAINPAAAAVVAFIFVTFLTIIFGELVPKSIAIRKPERSTLLVALPLRWFYLVTRPLTWLMYISAAAVLKLFRITPASERELAYSEEELRIILEASQEVGHIDEVEQTLMRRALTFGDQTVSDIMVPRTEMVALPTSMTVAEAIEEIAETNHTRYPAYEEDIDNIVGYVHVKDLYRAPRDATLRRLLRPIGFIAETANIEVALQRFQSTRTPLAIVVDEHGGTAGMVTIQDVIEELIGEVQDEFDLEAPLIQELDNGSYSVDGGARIEVLEETLGLELPEEGFPTLGGRVFEQLQRRPRVGDEVVLGNFLARVLEVDGMRICRVLLTPLEAKPQTHETTRADEARAAEATGEYRAASAEK, encoded by the coding sequence ATGAACACGACGGCATTAGAGGTCATCGGCGTCTTTGTCTTGATCGTGGTGAACGCGTTCTTTGTGGTGGCCGAATTCGCCATTGTCAAGATCAGAGACACCAAACTCAGTGAGCTTGCGGCTGCGGGCAGTAAGCGAGCTCAGGTGGCTAAACACATAACTAAACACTTAGACGCCTACCTGTCCGCCACTCAGTTAGGTGTCACCGCAGCAAGCATGGGCCTAGGTTGGTTGGGCGCCTCCGCCTTTACTAAGGTTTTCGGTTACGCTATCAATCCGGCAGCTGCCGCGGTTGTGGCCTTCATTTTCGTGACATTCCTTACCATTATCTTTGGCGAACTAGTACCCAAGTCAATCGCCATTCGTAAGCCGGAGCGCTCCACACTCCTGGTAGCCTTGCCCCTGCGCTGGTTTTATCTGGTGACTCGGCCCCTTACCTGGCTGATGTATATCTCCGCCGCAGCAGTGCTCAAGCTGTTCCGCATCACACCCGCCTCGGAGCGAGAACTGGCCTATTCCGAGGAAGAACTGCGCATCATCCTTGAGGCCAGTCAAGAAGTAGGCCACATTGACGAAGTAGAGCAGACCTTGATGCGTCGAGCACTCACCTTTGGTGACCAAACTGTCAGCGACATCATGGTGCCCCGCACGGAAATGGTTGCGCTGCCTACCTCCATGACCGTAGCCGAGGCCATTGAAGAAATTGCCGAAACCAACCACACCCGCTATCCCGCCTACGAAGAAGACATTGACAACATCGTGGGCTATGTTCACGTAAAGGACCTCTACCGCGCGCCGCGCGACGCCACCCTTCGCAGGCTACTCCGTCCAATTGGCTTTATTGCTGAAACTGCCAACATTGAGGTGGCGCTGCAGCGATTCCAAAGCACTCGCACTCCGCTTGCCATCGTTGTTGACGAACATGGTGGAACTGCGGGCATGGTGACTATCCAAGACGTGATCGAGGAACTGATCGGCGAGGTTCAGGACGAGTTTGACCTTGAAGCGCCGTTGATTCAGGAGCTTGACAACGGTAGCTACTCGGTGGACGGAGGCGCACGGATAGAGGTTCTTGAAGAAACCCTCGGTCTCGAGCTGCCTGAGGAAGGCTTTCCCACGCTGGGAGGCAGAGTCTTTGAGCAGCTGCAGCGCCGGCCCCGGGTGGGAGACGAAGTGGTGCTTGGCAACTTCCTTGCCCGGGTTCTCGAAGTTGACGGAATGCGCATTTGCCGTGTGCTTCTGACGCCGCTGGAAGCTAAGCCGCAGACGCATGAGACAACAAGAGCAGACGAAGCGAGAGCCGCTGAGGCAACAGGGGAGTACCGCGCTGCAAGCGCCGAGAAGTGA
- a CDS encoding TIGR00730 family Rossman fold protein — protein MSPYPSAAESRRQIALDADTPQTRSPAYKLGFADVDFLMRDELRGVRLQLEFLKPEIMQRDRGITGTVVVFGSARIPAPEQAEALVKDAEMAWQRNPEDPAARRRLEAARALAAKTRYYDEARRLARLISGAEEGKKPDRKKHPHGPYRVVVVTGGGPGIMEAANRGAAEVGAESVGLNIVLPFEQRPNQYITPYLCFNFHYFAIRKMHFMMRARALVVFPGGFGTLDELFEVLTLIQTRKIKPIPVLLFGRQYWERVINFPALVEEGVIEPEDLEIFTYVETAEEAWAILKPVLEKNAC, from the coding sequence TGACACGCCGCAAACCCGGTCTCCTGCCTACAAACTAGGCTTTGCTGACGTCGATTTCCTCATGCGCGACGAACTGCGCGGAGTCCGGCTACAGCTAGAGTTTCTCAAGCCGGAGATCATGCAAAGAGATCGGGGGATTACCGGCACTGTAGTTGTGTTTGGCTCTGCACGGATCCCCGCGCCTGAGCAAGCCGAGGCGCTTGTAAAAGACGCCGAAATGGCTTGGCAGCGCAACCCCGAGGATCCCGCGGCCCGGCGCCGCCTAGAGGCGGCGCGGGCCCTTGCCGCTAAGACCCGGTATTACGACGAGGCAAGGCGTTTAGCACGGCTGATCTCCGGAGCCGAAGAGGGCAAGAAACCCGATCGGAAGAAACACCCTCACGGGCCCTACCGGGTTGTGGTGGTCACTGGGGGAGGACCGGGAATCATGGAAGCCGCCAACCGTGGCGCCGCCGAAGTGGGTGCCGAGAGCGTAGGGCTCAACATTGTTCTTCCTTTTGAGCAGCGGCCTAACCAGTACATTACGCCTTACCTTTGCTTCAACTTCCACTACTTCGCCATCCGCAAGATGCACTTCATGATGCGGGCCCGCGCCCTCGTAGTGTTTCCCGGTGGGTTTGGAACTCTTGATGAGCTATTTGAAGTGCTGACGCTAATTCAGACTCGCAAAATCAAGCCTATACCGGTCTTGCTTTTTGGCCGACAATACTGGGAAAGAGTGATTAATTTCCCGGCTTTAGTGGAAGAGGGAGTCATAGAGCCCGAAGACCTTGAGATATTCACCTACGTTGAGACAGCCGAAGAGGCATGGGCAATCCTCAAGCCCGTGTTGGAGAAAAACGCCTGCTAG